One window from the genome of Salvia splendens isolate huo1 chromosome 9, SspV2, whole genome shotgun sequence encodes:
- the LOC121747110 gene encoding photosystem I chlorophyll a/b-binding protein 6, chloroplastic-like — protein sequence MALATSAAVFSGFSTRPKTSPSLPGKTPTLPPKRLNATKGPSSVCQPLPPDRPLWFPGSSPPEWLDGSLPGDFGFDPLGLGSDPELLKWFAQAELMHARWAMLAVAGILIPEWLEGLGFIENFSWYDAGEREYFADPTTLLVMQLALMGWAEGRRWADMLNPGCVDIEPTFLHKTKPKPDVGYPGGLWFDPLMWGRGSPEPVMVLRTKEIKNGRLAMLAFVGFCFQAVYTGQGPIDNLMAHLADPGHCNIFSAFTTHS from the exons ATGGCTTTAGCCACCTCCGCCGCTGTATTTTCCGGCTTCTCCACCAG ACCAAAAACCTCCCCATCTCTCCCCGGAAAGACACCTACATTGCCGCCAAAACGGCTCAATGCGACTAAAGGCCCGTCGAGCGTCTGCCAGCCGCTTCCCCCCGACCGGCCGCTCTGGTTCCCCGGCAGTTCTCCCCCCGAATGGCTCGACGGAAG TCTTCCTGGGGATTTCGGGTTCGACCCGCTCGGGTTAGGATCCGACCCGGAGCTGCTGAAGTGGTTCGCGCAGGCGGAGCTGATGCACGCGCGGTGGGCTATGCTGGCCGTGGCCGGGATCCTGATCCCGGAGTGGCTGGAAGGGCTGGGATTCATCGAAAACTTCTCGTGGTACGACGCCGGCGAGAGGGAGTACTTCGCCGACCCGACCACGTTGCTGGTGATGCAGCTGGCGCTCATGGGCTGGGCCGAGGGCCGCCGCTGGGCCGACATGCTCAACCCGGGCTGCGTTGATATCGAGCCCACCTTCCTCCACAAGACTAAGCCCAAGCCCGACGTCGGGTACCCGGGCGGGCTGTGGTTTGACCCCTTGATGTGGGGCCGGGGCTCGCCCGAGCCGGTGATGGTGCTCAGGACTAAGGAGATCAAGAATGGGAGGCTTGCTATGCTTGCTTTTGTTGGCTTCTGCTTCCAAGCGGTTTACACCGGTCAAGGCCCAATTGACAATTTGATGGCCCACCTCGCCGATCCCGGCCACTGCAACATTTTCTCA GCTTTCACCACACACTCATGA
- the LOC121749806 gene encoding protein STRICTOSIDINE SYNTHASE-LIKE 4-like: MALSRIVVVCAVAIAIQLVLIFSSSSSYPGFLENQPSSSRLPAPSNGKLQEVEKLGEGVVKQPEDVAVDKNGVVYTVTRDGSVMKMHRNGTWENWWHIDSTGLLGITTTQTAHLIICDAFQGLLKVGEEGVKLLTSHIDGAKIRFADDVIGSSDDTFYFSDASTKFDFSSWQLDLLETEPHGRVLKYNSSSNTTSLVLDGLAFANGVALSSDQDYLVVCETWKYRCLKHWLEGDKKGQTEIFIDKLPGRPDNINLAPDGSFWIALLESAPMWPKMVYNLPGLKYITGAFPKFYSKYVTNVVEQAMVVNVGSDGKMLRGFDDPTGNVMKFVTSVVEFEGHLYFGSLYNDFVGKLSLAD, encoded by the exons ATGGCATTATCAAGAATTGTAGTAGTTTGTGCGGTGGCAATTGCTATCcaattagtactaatattttcttCGTCCTCATCTTATCCTGGTTTTCTTGAAAACCAGCCTTCTTCATCTCGTTTACCAGCTCCATCAAACGGCAAATTACAG GAGGTTGAGAAGCTAGGAGAAGGGGTGGTGAAGCAGCCGGAAGACGTTGCCGTAGACAAAAACGGAGTTGTGTATACGGTGACGAGGGATGGTAGCGTGATGAAGATGCACAGAAACGGAACGTGGGAGAATTGGTGGCATATCGATAGCACTGGTTTGTTAGGGATTACTACTACACAAACTGCCCATCTTATAATTTGCGATGCTTTTCAG GGATTGCTTAAGGTTGGTGAAGAAGGTGTTAAGCTTCTTACATCCCACATTGATGGTGCCAAAATAAG ATTTGCAGATGATGTGATCGGATCGTCGGACGATACGTTCTACTTCAGCGACGCGAGCACAAAATTTGACTTTAGCAGTTGGCAACTCGATCTGTTGGAGACGGAGCCTCACGGCCGCGTACTCAAATACAACTCTTCATCAAACACGACGTCGCTTGTTCTTGACGGCCTTGCGTTTGCTAATGGCGTCGCTCTATCTTCAGACCAAGATTACTTGGTCGTGTGCGAAACATGGAA ATATAGATGTCTGAAACATTGGCTTGAAGGAGACAAAAAGGGGCAAACAGAGATTTTCATTGATAAACTTCCAGGAAGGCCAGATAACATAAATCTTGCCCCAGATGGATCGTTTTGGATCGCTCTGCTAGAG AGTGCTCCTATGTGGCCAAAAATGGTGTACAATTTGCCCGGGTTGAAATATATAACAGGGGCATTTCCAAAATTTTATAGCAAATACGTGACGAACGTAGTAGAGCAAGCAATGGTGGTGAATGTAGGAAGTGATGGGAAGATGCTGAGAGGTTTCGATGATCCGACGGGAAATGTGATGAAGTTTGTAACTTCTGTGGTGGAGTTTGAGGGCCATTTGTACTTTGGCAGTCTTTATAATGACTTTGTAGGAAAATTATCCCTCGCTGACTAG